The Salvelinus sp. IW2-2015 linkage group LG6.2, ASM291031v2, whole genome shotgun sequence genome window below encodes:
- the smad5 gene encoding mothers against decapentaplegic homolog 5 isoform X3 — MIIFLYNIFLYTSCSWAIPQEQSDGSTLDLYPGCSHLIIWYGPNQRDRTREGEEEGDNSSTMTSMSSLFSFTSPAVKRLLGWKQGDEEEKWAEKAVDALVKKLKKKKGAMEDLEKALSSPGQPSKCVTIPRSLDGRLQVSHRKGLPHVIYCRVWRWPDLQSHHELNPLEVCDYPFGSKQKEVCINPYHYKRVESPVLPPVLVPRHSEFNPQHSLLVQFRNMTHNEPHMPLNATFPESFQQHSGGSVTSFPISPNSPYPPSPASSGGVGTYPNSPASSGPSSPFQLPADTPPPAYMPPDEQMGQEGSMETSSSVPRNMPSGDVQPVEYEEPSHWCSIVYYELNNRVGEAYHASSTSVLVDGFTDPSNNKNRFCLGLLSNVNRNSTIENTRRHIGKGVHLYYVGGEVYAECLSDTSIFVQSRNCNYHHGFHPTTVCKIPSGCSLKIFNNQEFAQLLAQSVNHGFEAVYELTKMCTIRMSFVKGWGAEYHRQDVTSTPCWIEVHLHGPLQWLDKVLTQMGSPLNPISSVS, encoded by the exons ATGATAATTTTTCTTTACAATATATTTCTTTACACAAGCTGCTCATGGGCAATTCCACAGGAACAGAGTGATg GTTCCACACTAGACCTTTACCCAGGCTGTAGCCACCTCATCATATGGTACGGACCTaaccagagagacagaacgagagagggagaagaggagggagataaTAG CAGCACCATGACCTCTATGTCCAGCCTGTTCTCCTTCACCAGTCCAGCTGTGAAGCGTCTGCTGGGGTGGAAGCAGGGGGACGAGGAGGAGAAATGGGCTGAGAAGGCTGTTGACGCCCtggtcaagaaactgaagaagaagaagggagccATGGAGGACCTGGAGAAAGCCCTCAGCAGCCCAGGGCAACCCA GTAAGTGTGTGACCATCCCTCGGTCTCTGGACGGTCGTCTCCAGGTATCCCATCGTAAAGGTCTCCCCCACGTTATCTACTGCAGAGTGTGGAGGTGGCCCGACCTACAGTCTCACCACGAGCTCAAYCCTCTGGAGGTGTGTGACTACCCCTTCGGCTCCAAGCAGAAGGAGGTCTGCATTAACCCCTACCACTACAAGAGAGTCGAGAGCCCAG TGCTGCCTCCGGTGTTGGTGCCTCGCCACAGTGAGTTCAACCCCCAACACAGCCTCCTGGTCCAGTTCAGGAACATGACTCACAACGAGCCCCACATGCCCCTGAACGCCACCTTCCCAGAGTCCTTCCAGCAGCACAGCGGGGGCAGCGTCACCTCCTTCCCGATCTCCCCCAACTCCCCTTACCCTCCCTCCCCAGCCTCCAGCGGAGGGGTGGGCACCTACCCCAACTCTCCTGCCAGCTCCGGGCCCTCCAGCCCCTTCCAGCTTCCAG CTGATACCCCACCCCCGGCTTACATGCCCCCCGACGAGCAGATGGGACAGGAGGGGTCCATGGAGACSAGCAGCAGCGTGCCCAGGAACATGCCTAGTGGGG aTGTGCAGCCAGTGGAGTATGAGGAACCGAGCCACTGGTGCAGTATTGTGTACTATGAGTTGAACAACAGAGTGGGTGAGGCCTACCATGCCTCTTCTACCAGTGTTCTGGTGGACGGCTTCACCGACCCCTCCAACAACAAGAACCGCTTCTGCCTGGGGTTGCTCTCCAACGTCAACCGCAACTCGACCATAGAGAACACACGCCGCCACATTGGCAAAG gcgTCCACCTGTACTATGTAGGAGGTGAGGTGTATGCAGAGTGTCTGAGTGACACCAGTATCTTCGTTCAGAGCCGAAACTGTAACTACCACCATGGTTTCCACCCCACCACGGTGTGTAAGATCCCTAGTGGCTGCAGTCTGAAGATCTTTAACAACCAGGAATTTGCTCAGCTACTGGCCCAGTCTGTGAACCATGGCTTTGAGGCTGTCTACGAACTGACCAAGATGTGCACCATCCGCATGAGCTTTGTAAAG GGCTGGGGAGCTGAGTATCACAGACAAGATGTCACCAGCACCCCCTGTTGGATAGAAGTGCACCTTCACGGCCCTCTGCAGTGGCTGGATAAAGTGCTGACACAGATGGGCTCTCCTCTCAACCCCATCTCTTCAGTGTCTTAA
- the smad5 gene encoding mothers against decapentaplegic homolog 5 isoform X1 — protein MIIFLYNIFLYTSCSWAIPQEQSDGSTLDLYPGCSHLIIWYGPNQRDRTREGEEEGDNSSTMTSMSSLFSFTSPAVKRLLGWKQGDEEEKWAEKAVDALVKKLKKKKGAMEDLEKALSSPGQPSKCVTIPRSLDGRLQVSHRKGLPHVIYCRVWRWPDLQSHHELNPLEVCDYPFGSKQKEVCINPYHYKRVESPVLPPVLVPRHSEFNPQHSLLVQFRNMTHNEPHMPLNATFPESFQQHSGGSVTSFPISPNSPYPPSPASSGGVGTYPNSPASSGPSSPFQLPGRSDTPPPAYMPPDEQMGQEGSMETSSSVPRNMPSGDVQPVEYEEPSHWCSIVYYELNNRVGEAYHASSTSVLVDGFTDPSNNKNRFCLGLLSNVNRNSTIENTRRHIGKGVHLYYVGGEVYAECLSDTSIFVQSRNCNYHHGFHPTTVCKIPSGCSLKIFNNQEFAQLLAQSVNHGFEAVYELTKMCTIRMSFVKGWGAEYHRQDVTSTPCWIEVHLHGPLQWLDKVLTQMGSPLNPISSVS, from the exons ATGATAATTTTTCTTTACAATATATTTCTTTACACAAGCTGCTCATGGGCAATTCCACAGGAACAGAGTGATg GTTCCACACTAGACCTTTACCCAGGCTGTAGCCACCTCATCATATGGTACGGACCTaaccagagagacagaacgagagagggagaagaggagggagataaTAG CAGCACCATGACCTCTATGTCCAGCCTGTTCTCCTTCACCAGTCCAGCTGTGAAGCGTCTGCTGGGGTGGAAGCAGGGGGACGAGGAGGAGAAATGGGCTGAGAAGGCTGTTGACGCCCtggtcaagaaactgaagaagaagaagggagccATGGAGGACCTGGAGAAAGCCCTCAGCAGCCCAGGGCAACCCA GTAAGTGTGTGACCATCCCTCGGTCTCTGGACGGTCGTCTCCAGGTATCCCATCGTAAAGGTCTCCCCCACGTTATCTACTGCAGAGTGTGGAGGTGGCCCGACCTACAGTCTCACCACGAGCTCAAYCCTCTGGAGGTGTGTGACTACCCCTTCGGCTCCAAGCAGAAGGAGGTCTGCATTAACCCCTACCACTACAAGAGAGTCGAGAGCCCAG TGCTGCCTCCGGTGTTGGTGCCTCGCCACAGTGAGTTCAACCCCCAACACAGCCTCCTGGTCCAGTTCAGGAACATGACTCACAACGAGCCCCACATGCCCCTGAACGCCACCTTCCCAGAGTCCTTCCAGCAGCACAGCGGGGGCAGCGTCACCTCCTTCCCGATCTCCCCCAACTCCCCTTACCCTCCCTCCCCAGCCTCCAGCGGAGGGGTGGGCACCTACCCCAACTCTCCTGCCAGCTCCGGGCCCTCCAGCCCCTTCCAGCTTCCAGGTAGAT CTGATACCCCACCCCCGGCTTACATGCCCCCCGACGAGCAGATGGGACAGGAGGGGTCCATGGAGACSAGCAGCAGCGTGCCCAGGAACATGCCTAGTGGGG aTGTGCAGCCAGTGGAGTATGAGGAACCGAGCCACTGGTGCAGTATTGTGTACTATGAGTTGAACAACAGAGTGGGTGAGGCCTACCATGCCTCTTCTACCAGTGTTCTGGTGGACGGCTTCACCGACCCCTCCAACAACAAGAACCGCTTCTGCCTGGGGTTGCTCTCCAACGTCAACCGCAACTCGACCATAGAGAACACACGCCGCCACATTGGCAAAG gcgTCCACCTGTACTATGTAGGAGGTGAGGTGTATGCAGAGTGTCTGAGTGACACCAGTATCTTCGTTCAGAGCCGAAACTGTAACTACCACCATGGTTTCCACCCCACCACGGTGTGTAAGATCCCTAGTGGCTGCAGTCTGAAGATCTTTAACAACCAGGAATTTGCTCAGCTACTGGCCCAGTCTGTGAACCATGGCTTTGAGGCTGTCTACGAACTGACCAAGATGTGCACCATCCGCATGAGCTTTGTAAAG GGCTGGGGAGCTGAGTATCACAGACAAGATGTCACCAGCACCCCCTGTTGGATAGAAGTGCACCTTCACGGCCCTCTGCAGTGGCTGGATAAAGTGCTGACACAGATGGGCTCTCCTCTCAACCCCATCTCTTCAGTGTCTTAA
- the smad5 gene encoding mothers against decapentaplegic homolog 5 isoform X2, which produces MIIFLYNIFLYTSCSWAIPQEQSDGSTLDLYPGCSHLIIWYGPNQRDRTREGEEEGDNSTMTSMSSLFSFTSPAVKRLLGWKQGDEEEKWAEKAVDALVKKLKKKKGAMEDLEKALSSPGQPSKCVTIPRSLDGRLQVSHRKGLPHVIYCRVWRWPDLQSHHELNPLEVCDYPFGSKQKEVCINPYHYKRVESPVLPPVLVPRHSEFNPQHSLLVQFRNMTHNEPHMPLNATFPESFQQHSGGSVTSFPISPNSPYPPSPASSGGVGTYPNSPASSGPSSPFQLPGRSDTPPPAYMPPDEQMGQEGSMETSSSVPRNMPSGDVQPVEYEEPSHWCSIVYYELNNRVGEAYHASSTSVLVDGFTDPSNNKNRFCLGLLSNVNRNSTIENTRRHIGKGVHLYYVGGEVYAECLSDTSIFVQSRNCNYHHGFHPTTVCKIPSGCSLKIFNNQEFAQLLAQSVNHGFEAVYELTKMCTIRMSFVKGWGAEYHRQDVTSTPCWIEVHLHGPLQWLDKVLTQMGSPLNPISSVS; this is translated from the exons ATGATAATTTTTCTTTACAATATATTTCTTTACACAAGCTGCTCATGGGCAATTCCACAGGAACAGAGTGATg GTTCCACACTAGACCTTTACCCAGGCTGTAGCCACCTCATCATATGGTACGGACCTaaccagagagacagaacgagagagggagaagaggagggagataaTAG CACCATGACCTCTATGTCCAGCCTGTTCTCCTTCACCAGTCCAGCTGTGAAGCGTCTGCTGGGGTGGAAGCAGGGGGACGAGGAGGAGAAATGGGCTGAGAAGGCTGTTGACGCCCtggtcaagaaactgaagaagaagaagggagccATGGAGGACCTGGAGAAAGCCCTCAGCAGCCCAGGGCAACCCA GTAAGTGTGTGACCATCCCTCGGTCTCTGGACGGTCGTCTCCAGGTATCCCATCGTAAAGGTCTCCCCCACGTTATCTACTGCAGAGTGTGGAGGTGGCCCGACCTACAGTCTCACCACGAGCTCAAYCCTCTGGAGGTGTGTGACTACCCCTTCGGCTCCAAGCAGAAGGAGGTCTGCATTAACCCCTACCACTACAAGAGAGTCGAGAGCCCAG TGCTGCCTCCGGTGTTGGTGCCTCGCCACAGTGAGTTCAACCCCCAACACAGCCTCCTGGTCCAGTTCAGGAACATGACTCACAACGAGCCCCACATGCCCCTGAACGCCACCTTCCCAGAGTCCTTCCAGCAGCACAGCGGGGGCAGCGTCACCTCCTTCCCGATCTCCCCCAACTCCCCTTACCCTCCCTCCCCAGCCTCCAGCGGAGGGGTGGGCACCTACCCCAACTCTCCTGCCAGCTCCGGGCCCTCCAGCCCCTTCCAGCTTCCAGGTAGAT CTGATACCCCACCCCCGGCTTACATGCCCCCCGACGAGCAGATGGGACAGGAGGGGTCCATGGAGACSAGCAGCAGCGTGCCCAGGAACATGCCTAGTGGGG aTGTGCAGCCAGTGGAGTATGAGGAACCGAGCCACTGGTGCAGTATTGTGTACTATGAGTTGAACAACAGAGTGGGTGAGGCCTACCATGCCTCTTCTACCAGTGTTCTGGTGGACGGCTTCACCGACCCCTCCAACAACAAGAACCGCTTCTGCCTGGGGTTGCTCTCCAACGTCAACCGCAACTCGACCATAGAGAACACACGCCGCCACATTGGCAAAG gcgTCCACCTGTACTATGTAGGAGGTGAGGTGTATGCAGAGTGTCTGAGTGACACCAGTATCTTCGTTCAGAGCCGAAACTGTAACTACCACCATGGTTTCCACCCCACCACGGTGTGTAAGATCCCTAGTGGCTGCAGTCTGAAGATCTTTAACAACCAGGAATTTGCTCAGCTACTGGCCCAGTCTGTGAACCATGGCTTTGAGGCTGTCTACGAACTGACCAAGATGTGCACCATCCGCATGAGCTTTGTAAAG GGCTGGGGAGCTGAGTATCACAGACAAGATGTCACCAGCACCCCCTGTTGGATAGAAGTGCACCTTCACGGCCCTCTGCAGTGGCTGGATAAAGTGCTGACACAGATGGGCTCTCCTCTCAACCCCATCTCTTCAGTGTCTTAA
- the smad5 gene encoding mothers against decapentaplegic homolog 5 isoform X4 — translation MTSMSSLFSFTSPAVKRLLGWKQGDEEEKWAEKAVDALVKKLKKKKGAMEDLEKALSSPGQPSKCVTIPRSLDGRLQVSHRKGLPHVIYCRVWRWPDLQSHHELNPLEVCDYPFGSKQKEVCINPYHYKRVESPVLPPVLVPRHSEFNPQHSLLVQFRNMTHNEPHMPLNATFPESFQQHSGGSVTSFPISPNSPYPPSPASSGGVGTYPNSPASSGPSSPFQLPGRSDTPPPAYMPPDEQMGQEGSMETSSSVPRNMPSGDVQPVEYEEPSHWCSIVYYELNNRVGEAYHASSTSVLVDGFTDPSNNKNRFCLGLLSNVNRNSTIENTRRHIGKGVHLYYVGGEVYAECLSDTSIFVQSRNCNYHHGFHPTTVCKIPSGCSLKIFNNQEFAQLLAQSVNHGFEAVYELTKMCTIRMSFVKGWGAEYHRQDVTSTPCWIEVHLHGPLQWLDKVLTQMGSPLNPISSVS, via the exons ATGACCTCTATGTCCAGCCTGTTCTCCTTCACCAGTCCAGCTGTGAAGCGTCTGCTGGGGTGGAAGCAGGGGGACGAGGAGGAGAAATGGGCTGAGAAGGCTGTTGACGCCCtggtcaagaaactgaagaagaagaagggagccATGGAGGACCTGGAGAAAGCCCTCAGCAGCCCAGGGCAACCCA GTAAGTGTGTGACCATCCCTCGGTCTCTGGACGGTCGTCTCCAGGTATCCCATCGTAAAGGTCTCCCCCACGTTATCTACTGCAGAGTGTGGAGGTGGCCCGACCTACAGTCTCACCACGAGCTCAAYCCTCTGGAGGTGTGTGACTACCCCTTCGGCTCCAAGCAGAAGGAGGTCTGCATTAACCCCTACCACTACAAGAGAGTCGAGAGCCCAG TGCTGCCTCCGGTGTTGGTGCCTCGCCACAGTGAGTTCAACCCCCAACACAGCCTCCTGGTCCAGTTCAGGAACATGACTCACAACGAGCCCCACATGCCCCTGAACGCCACCTTCCCAGAGTCCTTCCAGCAGCACAGCGGGGGCAGCGTCACCTCCTTCCCGATCTCCCCCAACTCCCCTTACCCTCCCTCCCCAGCCTCCAGCGGAGGGGTGGGCACCTACCCCAACTCTCCTGCCAGCTCCGGGCCCTCCAGCCCCTTCCAGCTTCCAGGTAGAT CTGATACCCCACCCCCGGCTTACATGCCCCCCGACGAGCAGATGGGACAGGAGGGGTCCATGGAGACSAGCAGCAGCGTGCCCAGGAACATGCCTAGTGGGG aTGTGCAGCCAGTGGAGTATGAGGAACCGAGCCACTGGTGCAGTATTGTGTACTATGAGTTGAACAACAGAGTGGGTGAGGCCTACCATGCCTCTTCTACCAGTGTTCTGGTGGACGGCTTCACCGACCCCTCCAACAACAAGAACCGCTTCTGCCTGGGGTTGCTCTCCAACGTCAACCGCAACTCGACCATAGAGAACACACGCCGCCACATTGGCAAAG gcgTCCACCTGTACTATGTAGGAGGTGAGGTGTATGCAGAGTGTCTGAGTGACACCAGTATCTTCGTTCAGAGCCGAAACTGTAACTACCACCATGGTTTCCACCCCACCACGGTGTGTAAGATCCCTAGTGGCTGCAGTCTGAAGATCTTTAACAACCAGGAATTTGCTCAGCTACTGGCCCAGTCTGTGAACCATGGCTTTGAGGCTGTCTACGAACTGACCAAGATGTGCACCATCCGCATGAGCTTTGTAAAG GGCTGGGGAGCTGAGTATCACAGACAAGATGTCACCAGCACCCCCTGTTGGATAGAAGTGCACCTTCACGGCCCTCTGCAGTGGCTGGATAAAGTGCTGACACAGATGGGCTCTCCTCTCAACCCCATCTCTTCAGTGTCTTAA